One genomic region from Mycobacterium basiliense encodes:
- a CDS encoding class I SAM-dependent methyltransferase: protein MSAFIPEVRPQSPADSQPAVGAELMLTGERTIPNLDIENYWFRRHEVAYERLAPRCAGREVLEAGCGEGYGADLIAGVARRVVAVDYDQAAVDHVRARYPRVHVRQANLAELPLPDASMDVVVNFQVIEHLWDQGQFLRECARVLRPSGLVMVSTPNRITFSPGRETPINPFHTRELNADELTELLVDAGFPEVEMCGLFHGTRLREMDARHGGSIIDAQIARAVADAPWSPQLAADVAAVTTADFDIVPADLDQAHDIDDSLDLIAIAVRH from the coding sequence ATGAGCGCATTCATTCCCGAGGTTCGCCCCCAGTCCCCGGCCGACAGCCAGCCGGCGGTCGGTGCGGAGTTGATGCTGACCGGTGAACGCACCATCCCCAACCTCGACATCGAGAATTACTGGTTTCGCCGCCATGAGGTCGCCTACGAACGACTGGCGCCGCGCTGCGCGGGCAGGGAGGTACTCGAGGCCGGCTGCGGCGAGGGCTACGGGGCGGACCTGATCGCCGGTGTGGCTCGTCGGGTGGTCGCCGTGGACTACGACCAGGCCGCGGTGGACCATGTGCGCGCCCGCTACCCGCGTGTACACGTCAGGCAAGCCAACCTGGCCGAGCTACCGCTACCCGACGCCTCAATGGACGTGGTGGTCAACTTCCAGGTCATCGAGCACCTGTGGGACCAAGGCCAATTCCTGCGCGAGTGCGCCCGGGTGCTGCGCCCCTCGGGTTTGGTGATGGTGTCCACCCCGAACCGGATCACCTTCTCCCCCGGCCGCGAAACCCCGATCAACCCGTTTCACACCCGCGAACTCAACGCCGACGAACTCACCGAGCTGTTAGTCGACGCCGGTTTTCCTGAGGTGGAAATGTGCGGTCTCTTTCACGGGACGCGGTTACGTGAGATGGATGCGCGCCATGGCGGCTCGATCATCGACGCACAGATCGCACGCGCAGTGGCCGACGCGCCGTGGTCACCGCAACTGGCGGCCGACGTCGCCGCGGTTACCACCGCTGACTTCGACATTGTCCCGGCCGACCTGGACCAGGCCCACGACATCGACGACAGCTTGGATCTGATTGCGATCGCGGTGCGGCATTGA
- a CDS encoding electron transfer flavoprotein subunit beta/FixA family protein, protein MTNIVVLIKQVPDTWSERKLTEGDWTLDREAADAVLDEINERAVEEALQIREREGGEGSVTVLTAGPERATEAIRKALSMGADKAVHLKDDGMHGSDVIQTGWALARALGTIEGTELVIAGNESTDGVGGAVPAIIAEYLGLPQLTHLRKLSVEGGKVTGERETDEGVFTLEATLPAVVSVNEKINEPRFPSFKGIMAAKKKEVTVLTLAEIGVEADEVGLANAGSTVLSSTPKPPKTAGEKVTDEGEGGNQIVQYLVAQKII, encoded by the coding sequence ATGACGAACATTGTGGTCCTGATCAAGCAGGTCCCGGACACCTGGTCGGAGCGCAAGCTGACCGAGGGTGACTGGACGCTCGACCGCGAGGCCGCAGACGCGGTCCTGGACGAGATCAACGAGCGCGCGGTGGAAGAGGCGCTGCAGATCCGGGAGCGGGAGGGCGGCGAGGGGTCGGTCACCGTGCTGACCGCGGGCCCCGAGCGCGCCACCGAGGCGATCCGCAAGGCGTTGTCCATGGGCGCCGACAAGGCCGTCCATCTCAAAGACGATGGCATGCACGGCTCGGATGTCATTCAGACCGGCTGGGCGCTAGCCCGTGCGCTGGGCACCATCGAAGGCACCGAGCTGGTGATTGCCGGTAACGAATCCACCGACGGGGTGGGCGGCGCGGTGCCGGCCATTATCGCCGAGTACCTGGGTCTGCCGCAGCTGACCCACTTGCGCAAGCTGTCCGTGGAGGGCGGCAAAGTCACCGGCGAGCGGGAGACCGACGAGGGCGTATTCACTCTCGAAGCCACGCTTCCGGCGGTGGTCAGCGTCAACGAGAAGATCAACGAGCCGCGCTTCCCGTCGTTCAAGGGCATCATGGCCGCCAAGAAGAAGGAAGTCACCGTGCTGACCCTGGCCGAGATCGGTGTCGAGGCCGACGAGGTCGGGCTGGCCAACGCCGGGTCGACGGTGCTGTCTTCAACACCCAAGCCGCCGAAAACGGCCGGTGAGAAGGTCACCGACGAGGGCGAAGGCGGCAACCAGATCGTGCAGTATCTGGTGGCCCAGAAAATCATCTGA